The Acidimicrobiia bacterium DNA window CGTCGACGAGACGGTCTTGGCCATCACCGCGCTCGCCGACCGTCCGTTGGAGAGCGAGCTCGTCGAGTTCCGGTGTCGGCACGGCGACGGCGCATGGCGGTGGACCCAGGCGACGTGCACGAACCAGATGTACGAGCCCGTGGTGCGAGGCATCGTGGGGAATCTCCGCGACATCACGGAGCGCCGGCGCGCCGACGCCCTCGGAGCCGCGGAGACCGACGTTCTCCAGCGCATCCTGGGCGGCGCGCCCATCCCGGAGACACTGCGCGTGGTGCTCGAAGCCGTTGAGGAGTACCTCGGCGACGCGTCGGCGACGATCCGCCTGCTCGATGCCGAAACCGGCGAGTTGCAGCGCGTCGCGGCGCCGTCGCTCTCCCCGGCGTTCATCGACACGATCGACGATCGCCTGGCCGCGCAGGTCGGCGACGCCGAGGAGGCCTACAACGCTCGCTTCGAGCCGCTCGTCATTCCCGACATCGACGACGAGCTCAGGTTCCCGCACATTCAACCGCTGCGTGAGTTGACACGAGCGGAAGGCTTCCGAGCATTCTGGTCCCTCCCGATCCGCACACCCGACGACGAGAGGCTGTTGGGCATGCTCGCGATCTACGTGCGTACCGCGCGTGAACCGTCCGAAGCCGAGCGAGCGATGATGGATCGCGTCAGAAGCCTTGTGGGCATCACACTCGACCGCGCTGCGCATACGCGCCAGCTGGGACACCTCGCGCTCCACGACACGCTCACCGAGTTGCCCAACCGAGCGCTCGCAGTCGAGCGGCTCGACGCTGCGCTCGAACGGCTGGTGGATGGCCAGGCGATGGTGGCGGTGCTCTTCCTCGACCTCGATCGCTTCAAGGTCGTCAACGACGGACTCGGCCACGACACCGGCGACGAGTTGCTCGTGGCGGTCGGCCGCCGGCTCGCCGCATCGGTCCGGCGCAACGACACGGTGGCCCGGTTCGGTGGCGACGAGTTCGTCGTCGTCTGCGAGGACCTCACCGACGAGCACCAGGTGGAGGAGCTGGCCGACCGCGCGATCCACGCGCTCAGCGAGCCGTTCGCACTCGAGCGCGCCGAGGTAGTCGTCACCGCGAGCATCGGGATCGCCGTCACCCGCCGATCCTCGGATCGCGCGGCGAGCCTGCTGCGCGACGCGGACGCCGCGATGTACCGCGCCAAGAGCCGCGGCGGTGCGCGGTACGAGTTGTTCGACCAGGACATGCACACGCAGGCCGTCACCCGCCTCCTCACAGAACGAGGGCTGCGCGAGGCACTCGAGCGCGACGAGCTCCGCGTGCTGTTCCAGCCGCAGTTCGAGCTCGCGTCGGGCGAACGCGTGGCCGACGAGGCGCTGCTCCGCTGGGCACATCCCGTGCGCGGTCTCATTGCACCGGGAGACTTCATCGACGTTGCGGAAGAGACCGGAATCATCGTGCCGATCGGCGCGTGGGTCCTCGAGCAGGTGTGCGAACGAGCGAGCCGGGCGCGGAGTGAGGGACCCGCCGACGGCCAGCTGTGTGTGTCCGCGAACATCTCCGCTCGCCAGCTGCTGCGCCCCGACTTCCCGCGCGTGGTACGTGCGGTGCTCCCCGGGTTCGACCTCGACCCGTCGGCGCTCTGCCTCGAGATCGCGGAGCACGTGCTGCTCGACGATCTCGAGACCACGAGCGGCGCGCTCAACGCGCTGAAGGAGATAGGCGTCCGGCTCGCGATCGACGACTTCGGCACCGGCGGGTCGTCGCTGACCTATTTGCGCCGTTACCCGTTCGACGAGCTCAAGATCGACCGCGCCTTCATCGCCGGCCTCGGCAAGAGCGCCGCCGACGACGCCATCGTGGCGGCCACCATCGACATGGCGCACGCGCTCGGCATGGTCGTCGCCGCGGAAGGCGTCGAGACCGAGGTGCAGCGAGCTCGCCTGGTCGAACTGGGCTGCGACCGCGCCCAAGGCTACTACCTCGCACCGCCGGAGGCAGTGCCGGCGCGCCGCCTCGAGCTCCTGAAGCAGCAGCCGGCGTAGTCACCGCGCGGCGACGCTGGCGAGCGCAGCGAGCTGAGTCGCTCGCGAGCGAGCGCACGGCCGCGG harbors:
- a CDS encoding EAL domain-containing protein, whose translation is MSWWFVALGCLATGLVMLDSSDAGRSFAFDALALIAAGGAVYGILRNRPDRRFSWLFLAIGLVLFAAGDVVWDLATRGAGASTAYPWADVLYLAAYPLLAFALYQLARRHFRRDTVVDSAIVALAVSAVIWQWAVTPVIQHSQGATMERIVTATYPIMDVVLVVAIVHAVFTLPRWTPAAWFLFGGLTVLMISDTVYARLVADGTYTEGGVLDAFWPISYFLLAGAMLHPSMRELWLTKNTGLVRHSRARMLVLGAALFSVPAVVVLDASGSREAVALTAIVGLTAALVAWRIARLVSETDRAREVLTDSEARFRAFVQHSTDVVGVIDVSGTITYVSPSVMDVFGYEPDQMVGHKVVEFVHPDDVDETVLAITALADRPLESELVEFRCRHGDGAWRWTQATCTNQMYEPVVRGIVGNLRDITERRRADALGAAETDVLQRILGGAPIPETLRVVLEAVEEYLGDASATIRLLDAETGELQRVAAPSLSPAFIDTIDDRLAAQVGDAEEAYNARFEPLVIPDIDDELRFPHIQPLRELTRAEGFRAFWSLPIRTPDDERLLGMLAIYVRTAREPSEAERAMMDRVRSLVGITLDRAAHTRQLGHLALHDTLTELPNRALAVERLDAALERLVDGQAMVAVLFLDLDRFKVVNDGLGHDTGDELLVAVGRRLAASVRRNDTVARFGGDEFVVVCEDLTDEHQVEELADRAIHALSEPFALERAEVVVTASIGIAVTRRSSDRAASLLRDADAAMYRAKSRGGARYELFDQDMHTQAVTRLLTERGLREALERDELRVLFQPQFELASGERVADEALLRWAHPVRGLIAPGDFIDVAEETGIIVPIGAWVLEQVCERASRARSEGPADGQLCVSANISARQLLRPDFPRVVRAVLPGFDLDPSALCLEIAEHVLLDDLETTSGALNALKEIGVRLAIDDFGTGGSSLTYLRRYPFDELKIDRAFIAGLGKSAADDAIVAATIDMAHALGMVVAAEGVETEVQRARLVELGCDRAQGYYLAPPEAVPARRLELLKQQPA